One genomic region from Acidobacteriota bacterium encodes:
- a CDS encoding DUF4266 domain-containing protein produces the protein MRRPALTRVLSAALLLAACAAASGCAAKRVHPWDRDLLAQVPMRLVPYPMLHAVDDHVYFSKEGATGGDDVSGGGCGCN, from the coding sequence ATGAGAAGGCCCGCCCTTACCAGAGTCCTCTCGGCGGCGCTCCTGCTCGCCGCGTGCGCCGCGGCCTCGGGCTGCGCGGCGAAGAGGGTCCATCCCTGGGATCGCGATCTCCTCGCGCAGGTCCCGATGCGCCTCGTCCCCTACCCGATGCTTCACGCCGTGGACGACCACGTCTACTTCAGCAAGGAAGGGGCCACCGGCGGTGACGACGTCTCGGGAGGGGGCTGCGGGTGCAACTAG
- a CDS encoding TlpA family protein disulfide reductase, whose amino-acid sequence MILALSHPSMGGSSPPDRFAPGFNLPGRDGKVSLDALKGRLVYVDFWASWCAPCQASFPWLQSIHNRYASKGLTIVAINLDKFRDAADEFLRRHPAPFLVAFDPAGSTAAAYDVGAMPSSYLIDPIGRIVHVQPGFDARKTEEIEKLIEEALPR is encoded by the coding sequence ATGGGGGGAAGTTCCCCACCGGATCGCTTCGCCCCGGGGTTCAACCTGCCCGGACGCGACGGGAAGGTCTCCCTCGACGCGCTCAAGGGTCGCCTCGTCTACGTCGACTTCTGGGCGTCGTGGTGCGCCCCGTGCCAGGCGTCGTTCCCGTGGCTGCAGTCCATCCACAATCGCTACGCGTCGAAGGGGCTCACGATCGTCGCCATCAACCTCGACAAGTTCCGGGACGCGGCCGACGAGTTCCTGAGGCGGCACCCGGCCCCCTTCCTCGTCGCCTTCGACCCCGCCGGGAGCACGGCCGCGGCCTACGATGTCGGCGCGATGCCGTCGAGCTACCTCATCGATCCGATCGGCAGGATCGTCCACGTCCAGCCCGGCTTCGACGCGCGAAAGACGGAAGAGATCGAGAAGCTGATCGAGGAGGCGCTCCCGCGATGA